The following coding sequences lie in one Apteryx mantelli isolate bAptMan1 chromosome 6, bAptMan1.hap1, whole genome shotgun sequence genomic window:
- the UPP2 gene encoding LOW QUALITY PROTEIN: uridine phosphorylase 2 (The sequence of the model RefSeq protein was modified relative to this genomic sequence to represent the inferred CDS: inserted 1 base in 1 codon; deleted 2 bases in 1 codon): MTDMRGCAGGLVHVKNPHLEAMDEDVLYHLDLGTRTHDLPAMFGDVKFVRVGGSPSGMQPLAELVQRELGLGSGGGHPADLCAGTDPYATFRAGPVLAVSHGMGIPSISIMLHELIKLLHHAKCRDVTIIRIGTSGGLGIEPGSVVITDTAVDSFFQLRFEQAVLDAVVVRSTELDKGLAEELLRCSEELHDFPTLIGHTMCTYNFYEGQGRLDGALCSFSSXKKLEYLKRAYKASVRNTEMESTVFAATCGLCGLKAAVVCATLLDRLEGDQTRAPRAVLLEYQQRPRRLIAAFIEERLGPRPPVGDARLPRSP, from the exons ATGACCGACATGAGGGGCTGCGCCGG CGGGCTGGTGCACGTCAAGAACCCCCACCTGGAGGCCATGGACGAGGACGTCCTCTACCACCTCGACCTGGGCACCCGCACGCACGACCTTCCCGCCATGTTCGGCGACGTCAAG TTCGTGCGCGTGGGCGGCAGCCCCAGCGGGATGCAGCCCTTGGCCGAGCTCGTGCagcgggagctggggctgggcagcggcggggggcacCCGGCGGACCTCTGCGCCGGCACGGACCCT TACGCCACGTTCAGGGCCGGGCCGGTGCTCGCCGTCAGC CATGGGATGGGCATTCCTTCCATTTCCATCATGCTTCATGAGCTCATCAAGCTGCTGCACCACGCAAAATGCCGAGACGTTACCATCATACGCATTGGCACATCGGGAGGCTTGG GGATCGAGCCCGGCTCCGTCGTGATAACAGACACGGCGGTGGATTCCTTCTTCCAGCTGCGCTTCGAGCAGGCGGTCCTGGACGCCGTGGTGGTGCGAAGCACCGAGCTCGACAAGGgcctggcagaggagctgctgcgctgcagcgaGGAGCTCCACGACTTCCCGACGCTCATCGGGCACACTATGTGCACCTACAATTTTTATGAAG gTCAGGGGAGATTAGATGGAGCACTGTGctctttttcca gaaaaaagCTAGAGTACTTGAAAAGAGCTTATAAAGCCAGTGTGAGAAATACTGAAATGGAGTCTACTGTGTTTGCTGCCACGTGCGGGCTCTGCGGTTTGAAAG CTGCCGTCGTCTGCGCGACGCTCCTCGACCGCCTGGAGGGCGACCAGACCCGGGCGCCCCGCGCGGTGCTGCTGGAGTATCAGCAGCGGCCCCGGCGCCTGATCGCCGCCTTCATCGAGGAGCGCCTGGGGCCGCGTCCTCCCGTGGGCGACGCGCGGCTCCCACGCAGCCCGTAG